The genomic DNA GCACGCTCGGCCGCGAGTAACGCGGGGAACCGTCACACGCCGTCGAGCGCCTGGGACAGATCCGCGATCAGATCTTCGGGGTGCTCCACACCGATGCTGAGCCGCACCATGTTCTCGCCGATGCCCATGCGCGCCCGCTCCGGCGGAGGAATGTCCGAGTGGGTCATGCTGGCCGGGTGCTCGGCCAGTGACTCGGTGCCGCCCAGGCTCACCGCCAGCTTGAACAGCTGGAGCGCGTTCAAGAAGCGAAACGCCTCGAGCTCGCCGCCGTGGATCGAGAAGCTCACCATGCCGCCTGGCGCCACACACTGCCGTTTGTAGATGGCGTGCCCGGGCTCGTTCTCGCCCAGATGCCCGAGGTAGTGCACGGCCTCGACCTTGGGGTGGTCCGCCAGGAAGTCCGCCACGTAGCGCGCGTTCTTCATCTGGCTCGTCATCCGGAGCTTCAGCGTCTCCAGGCTCCGGAGCAGCAACCATCCCGTCCACGGGCCGCACATGGTGCCGAGGAAGGTGCGCATCGCGCGCACCTCGGTCATCAGCGCCCGGTCGCCCAGACACACCCCGGCGATCACGTCGCTGTGCCCCCCGATGTATTTGGTCGCCGAATAGAGCACCAGGTCGGCGCCGTGTTTCAGCGGATGCTGCCAGAGCGGTCCGAGGAAGGTGTTGTCCACGGCCACGACGACCCGGCGGGTTTCGTTCGAGTGTCGACGCGCGAGGGCCGCGCAGGCCGCGATGTCGACGAGTGCGTTGGTCGGATTGGCCGGCGTCTCGACGTAGATCATGCGTAGTTTGTCGGCGTGCCCCCCGGCGCTGAGC from Myxococcales bacterium includes the following:
- a CDS encoding cystathionine gamma-synthase family protein, producing the protein MTSAKKPEAFIQGKALRPESLMSSYGYDPKLSEGSLKCPIFQTSTFVFKSAEEGKSFFELAYGLREPRGNESLGLIYSRLNNPDLEILEDRLTLWDDAESAAVFESGMAAISTTLFALLSPGDVILHSEPLYGGTDYFLKHVLTRFGIQCIGFPAGCSAAEIEARLSAGGHADKLRMIYVETPANPTNALVDIAACAALARRHSNETRRVVVAVDNTFLGPLWQHPLKHGADLVLYSATKYIGGHSDVIAGVCLGDRALMTEVRAMRTFLGTMCGPWTGWLLLRSLETLKLRMTSQMKNARYVADFLADHPKVEAVHYLGHLGENEPGHAIYKRQCVAPGGMVSFSIHGGELEAFRFLNALQLFKLAVSLGGTESLAEHPASMTHSDIPPPERARMGIGENMVRLSIGVEHPEDLIADLSQALDGV